The DNA segment GCCGAGCCGATCTGTACCGCCACCGTCACCTCGATCGCGGAGGTCGACGGCGAACAGCGCGCCACCCTGGCGCTGAACGTCAGCCTCGCCGACGGCACCACCACCCTGACCGGCGACGCGGTCGTCGCCCTGGCAAACGTAGGAGATTCGTGATGGGCAAGTTGGACGGGCGCGTGGCGCTGGTGACCGGATCCGGGCGCGGCATCGGCCGGGAGATCGCACTGAAACTGGCCGGCGACGGGGCGGCGGTCGTGGTCAACGACCTCGACGACGCGCCGGCCAAGGAGACCGTGGCCGCGATCGAGGCCACGGGCGGCCGGGCGGTCGCCTGCCCCGGGTCGGTGACTGCGGACGGTTTCGCCGAGCGCTTCATCCAAACGGCTGTCGAGGAGTTCGGCGGGGTCGACATCATCGTCAACAACGCCGGCTACACGTGGGACTCGGTCGTGCAGAAGATGACCGACGAGCAGTGGGACGCGATCCTCGACGTGCACCTGAAGGCGCCGTTCAAGATCCTGCGCGCAGCGCAGCCGGTCATCGCGGCTGCGGCGAAGGCCGAGATCGCCGCCGCCGGGGTCGCCCGGTGCCGCAAGGTCGTGAACATCTCCTCGATCGCCGGGCTCGGCGGCAACCCGGGCCAGGCCAACTACGCCGCGGCGAAGGCCGGGGTGACCGGGCTGACCCGCACGCTGTCCAAGGAGTGGGGCCGCTACAACGTCACCATCAACACGGTCGCCTTCGGCTGGATCAAGACCCGCCTGACCGAGGCCTCGGCCGGCGGCAACGCGACGATCGACGTCGAGGGAAAGACCATCGCCGTCGGCGTGAACCCGCAACTGCAGGCCGCGATGGAGCAGATGATCCCGCTGGGCCGCGGCGGCGAACCCCACGAGGCCGCCGGCGCGGTCTACCTGTTCTGCATCCCGGAGTCGGACTACATCTCCGGCGAGACCGTGACCTGCGGCGGTGGGATCCGGATCTAGCGCACGTCCCCCAATCCCGATACGCGGTGCGGCTGCGACGGCTGGTGAGCACACTCGATACGGGTGCGACGGGAAAGCCGGCGCGACCCGCAACGCCGGTTGCGGTGGTGTTCAGGAGCCGACGGGATCGGGGTCCGGAATGCGTTGAAGCGCTGCTGGGTGATTCTCAGCGCCCGGCGCGGTAATCCCCGTACGGGGTGTCCCGCTCCGCGACCGCGGTCCGGAACCCTTCCGCGGCGGCGCGTTGTTGGAATCCGTAGCCCTCGCGGGTGTGCCGGGAGATGCCGTCCAGGACGGTGCTGATCATCGTGGAGTTGGCCACGCCTGCGGCGTGCAGAGCGGAGTTCAGCGCCAGTTTCACCATCATCAACTGGTTGATCGGCGTCGCGGCGACGCGCTCGAGCAGCGCCTCGGTGCATTCGTCGAGTTTCTCGGCCGGCGGTGCCTCGACGGCCAGACCCCACTCGGCGGCGTCCTTGCCGGTGAACGCGTCGCCGGTGAACAGCAGTCGCTTGGCCCGCTGATCACCGACCCGGTGCGCCCACATGCCGCCGGCCGGGATGCCCCAGACGCGGGTTGGCGGGTAACCCATCGTGGTGTCCGCGGCGGCGATGATCAGGTCGGCGAACAGCGCGATGTCGGTGCCGCCGGCGACGGCGAAGCCGTGCAGCTTGGCCACGGTGGGTTTGTTCGCGTGCAGCAGACTGGCGAACCCGCGGTTGAAGCGGCTCATCATGGCGTAGTCCAGCATCGGGTCCCAGGTGCGCCCCGAGTCGTGATTACGGCCTTGCACGACCGGATCGAGGACGCTGCCCGGGTGCGGGCTCGACGCCTCGGCGCTCGCCCCGAAGCCGTCCTCGCCGAACAGCGCCAGGTCGTAGCCGCCGCAGAAACCCTTGCCGCGTCCGGCGAGGACGATCACGTGCACCCGCGGGTCCAGGTCGGCCCGTTCGACGGCGTCGGCGAGATCCAGCGGGGTGTCCCAGGTGATCGCGTTGCCGCGCTCGGGGCGGTTGAACGTGATCCGGGCGATCCGGCCGGTGACCTCGTAGGTGAGGGTGGGGTAGCTGCGTCCGGCGGCCGGTGGGGTGGTGCCGGCGAACACGGAGTCGGCGGCCTCGGTCCAGTTCTGCCGCCAGGCCGCCGCCGGAACCTCGGTCTCGTCGGTGCTCATGCCTGGCCGCCGTTCTGCCGCGGTGCCGGATTCCGTTCTGCGGCAGCGTACTCAGGACCGTTTGGCCTTACGCAGCTTGGCCAGGTCGCCCAGCAATGTCTGCGCCGCGAGCTTGCCCGGCAGCGCGCACACGCCACCGGTCGGGTGCGTGCCGGCTCCGGACAAATACAGGCCGGGCACCGGGGTGCGGTACTTACCGAACCCGGGCGCCGGGCGCATCGGGCCGAAGCGGGTGATCAGCGGGTCGACGTGGTAGACGTTCCCGGCCGGGGCGTTGAACCGCTTCTCCAGGTCCGGGCCGCAGAGCACGGCACGGCCGATCTCATGGGTGTCGAGACCGACGTAGTACTGCGCGGCGTCCTTGAGCACCGTCCGGCCGACCTCGTCGCGCACCTCCTCCCACGGGGTGACCGGGTTCACCGGCGGGATGCCCGACCACAGCCAGAAGGTGTCGCCGTCGGCGGGAGCCTGGGTCGGGTCGACGCGGCTCGGCACGATCGAGCAGTGCACCGGCATCGGGTGGTACCACTCGCCGCGGACCGTCATGTCCCACGCCGCGCTCTGCTCCTCGAGGGTTGCCCAGGCGACGAGGATGCCGGTCGGGTCGAGCTTGTCCTTACGCCACTGCCGGTGCTTCTCCATCGTGATCTTGCCGCTGGTCGCGACGTTGATCTTCAGCGACGTCGCGTGGGTCTTGCGGATCGGGATGTCCTTGGCCCGCGCCTCGAGCTTGTGGTCCAGTGTGCCCGCGGGCAGCAGGCGGGTGAGCGTGATGATCGGGTTGCAGGTGGTCATGACGCCGTCGCGGGCGCGGATCTTCTCGCCGGACTCCAGCGTCACACCGACGAGCCGGTCGCCCTCGAGGTTCAGTTCGGCGACGGGGGAATTCACCCGCACCTCGCCACCGTGGGCGAGGAAACACTGGTGCAGCGCCTTGGGCAGCGCTCCGGTGCCGCCGACCGGCATCGCGTTGGCGACGCGCTGCACGATGCCTAGGTAGATCATCGCCCAGGCCGTCATGTCCAGCTTCAACTGGGAGAACGCCGCCATCGCTGACAGCGCGCCCTTGGGCAGCTCCGTCTCGAAGGTCGAGTCCAGGAATTCGAAGTGGGACGCGCCGACGATGTGCTTGAGCCCCCACATCTTGCGCAGGTGCGGGACCGCCTTCGCGGTCTCCTTCAGGAATTCCTTGCTGAACGGTCGCGTCGGATGCACCTTCATGTACTCGATGACCGGGCCGATCGCGTGGTACATCGCGTTGGACATGTCCAGCCACGCTCGCGCGTCCTTCGGCGAGAAGTAGCGCAGTTCGTCGGCGGTCCTGCTCGCGTCCTTCCAGATCGCCAGCGAGCTGCCGTCGGGCGCGAGCTGGATGTGCGCCGGGTCGACGGGGATCTCGCGCAGGCCGTACTTGTGCAGCTCCAGATCCTCGGCGACGCCGGAGAGCCGGAAGATGCCGGTCAGCTGGATCGCACCTTCGTTGAACAGGTGCGCCGGGGCCTCGGGGATGATCGGGTTGGTCGCGGTCATGCCGCCGACCTGCGAACCCGCCTCCAGGATCAGCACCTGCTTGTTCGCCTTGGCGAGGTAGCAACCGGCGGTCAGGCCGTTGTGGCCTGCGCCGACGACGATGACGTCGGGGTTCGGGGTGAGGGTGACCATGGCCACACGATCCTCCTTTCTGATTGCAGAATCAAGTTTGATATCGAAATCATCTGTGCGAAACTGATCGGGTGACGGAGGACTCCGACGGCCTCGGCCGACGTGAGCGGCGAAAGCTCGAGGCCCGCGCCCGGCTGCTCGCCGCCACGCGGCAGATGCTCGCCGAGCAGGGCGCTGTCGACCTGAAAATCGCGGACATCGCCAAGGCCGCCGACGTCGGCTTCGGCACCTTCTACAACCACTTCGAGTCCAAGGACGCGATTGTCGAAGCGGTCCTCGCCGACGTGCTCGCCACTGCGGCGACGGCGATCGGCTCGTTCGCACTCGAATTTGCCGACCCCGCCGAGACCGCGTCCTTCTCCTACCGCCGGTTCGTGCTGTTCGCCCGCGAGGAGCCCGAGCTCGCGGCGGTCCTCACCAAGCTCGCCGGCGCCGAGGAGCTGTTCGAGGAGTCGTTACTCCCTTACGCGCGCAAGACGCTCGAGCGTGGCCGCGAGACCGGACGCTTCGACATCGAGGACCTGGATCTCTGCCTGACAT comes from the Sporichthyaceae bacterium genome and includes:
- a CDS encoding SDR family oxidoreductase, yielding MGKLDGRVALVTGSGRGIGREIALKLAGDGAAVVVNDLDDAPAKETVAAIEATGGRAVACPGSVTADGFAERFIQTAVEEFGGVDIIVNNAGYTWDSVVQKMTDEQWDAILDVHLKAPFKILRAAQPVIAAAAKAEIAAAGVARCRKVVNISSIAGLGGNPGQANYAAAKAGVTGLTRTLSKEWGRYNVTINTVAFGWIKTRLTEASAGGNATIDVEGKTIAVGVNPQLQAAMEQMIPLGRGGEPHEAAGAVYLFCIPESDYISGETVTCGGGIRI
- a CDS encoding crotonase/enoyl-CoA hydratase family protein — its product is MSTDETEVPAAAWRQNWTEAADSVFAGTTPPAAGRSYPTLTYEVTGRIARITFNRPERGNAITWDTPLDLADAVERADLDPRVHVIVLAGRGKGFCGGYDLALFGEDGFGASAEASSPHPGSVLDPVVQGRNHDSGRTWDPMLDYAMMSRFNRGFASLLHANKPTVAKLHGFAVAGGTDIALFADLIIAAADTTMGYPPTRVWGIPAGGMWAHRVGDQRAKRLLFTGDAFTGKDAAEWGLAVEAPPAEKLDECTEALLERVAATPINQLMMVKLALNSALHAAGVANSTMISTVLDGISRHTREGYGFQQRAAAEGFRTAVAERDTPYGDYRAGR
- a CDS encoding NAD(P)/FAD-dependent oxidoreductase — its product is MVTLTPNPDVIVVGAGHNGLTAGCYLAKANKQVLILEAGSQVGGMTATNPIIPEAPAHLFNEGAIQLTGIFRLSGVAEDLELHKYGLREIPVDPAHIQLAPDGSSLAIWKDASRTADELRYFSPKDARAWLDMSNAMYHAIGPVIEYMKVHPTRPFSKEFLKETAKAVPHLRKMWGLKHIVGASHFEFLDSTFETELPKGALSAMAAFSQLKLDMTAWAMIYLGIVQRVANAMPVGGTGALPKALHQCFLAHGGEVRVNSPVAELNLEGDRLVGVTLESGEKIRARDGVMTTCNPIITLTRLLPAGTLDHKLEARAKDIPIRKTHATSLKINVATSGKITMEKHRQWRKDKLDPTGILVAWATLEEQSAAWDMTVRGEWYHPMPVHCSIVPSRVDPTQAPADGDTFWLWSGIPPVNPVTPWEEVRDEVGRTVLKDAAQYYVGLDTHEIGRAVLCGPDLEKRFNAPAGNVYHVDPLITRFGPMRPAPGFGKYRTPVPGLYLSGAGTHPTGGVCALPGKLAAQTLLGDLAKLRKAKRS
- a CDS encoding helix-turn-helix domain-containing protein; translated protein: MTEDSDGLGRRERRKLEARARLLAATRQMLAEQGAVDLKIADIAKAADVGFGTFYNHFESKDAIVEAVLADVLATAATAIGSFALEFADPAETASFSYRRFVLFAREEPELAAVLTKLAGAEELFEESLLPYARKTLERGRETGRFDIEDLDLCLTSVAAAAFAAIKGVLAGRFGPDADAVGAEMMLRAFGLTKREARKIARGPLPALDLHVSD